A stretch of [Clostridium] innocuum DNA encodes these proteins:
- a CDS encoding DegV family protein, producing MKIAIVTDSGSGLTKQQAGELGIYYLPLQIIIQDKMFLDGENITVEEIYEYLRNGEMPTTSMPPMGLVEELFTQLKAEGYEAVIAVPLSGGLSSTSSVMQAVAKEHQVNLHVIESYTTCNIQRYLAISASQLVEQGHDLETIVERLRASAADSGTLIIPDDLQHLKRGGRLTPLAAALGGLLKIKPILRLDRESEGKVDVYDKVRTMSKAQSKAISTFQEHGLNEAYTLTVLHSGAPKEGEKLKAMMEEAFPGLDVYYGLIGAVISAHTGVGCLGIQYIRKVEM from the coding sequence ATGAAAATCGCAATCGTAACCGACAGCGGCAGCGGTCTGACAAAGCAGCAGGCCGGCGAATTAGGAATTTATTATCTGCCATTGCAAATCATCATTCAGGACAAAATGTTTCTGGATGGAGAGAATATAACCGTAGAAGAGATTTATGAGTATCTGAGAAACGGCGAAATGCCGACAACCTCCATGCCTCCTATGGGACTTGTGGAGGAGCTGTTTACACAGCTTAAGGCGGAGGGCTATGAAGCGGTCATTGCAGTTCCGCTGAGTGGCGGCTTATCCTCCACCTCCAGTGTCATGCAGGCGGTAGCCAAGGAGCATCAGGTGAATCTGCATGTCATCGAATCGTATACAACCTGCAATATCCAGCGCTATCTGGCAATCAGTGCCAGTCAATTGGTCGAGCAGGGACATGATCTGGAAACGATCGTGGAGCGTCTGCGTGCGAGTGCGGCAGATAGCGGGACACTGATTATACCGGATGATTTGCAGCATCTGAAGCGTGGAGGCCGGCTGACACCGCTGGCAGCTGCACTTGGCGGACTGCTGAAAATCAAGCCGATTTTGCGATTGGATCGTGAAAGTGAAGGCAAGGTGGATGTGTACGATAAGGTTCGTACCATGAGCAAGGCACAGTCCAAGGCAATCTCCACATTTCAGGAGCACGGCTTGAATGAAGCCTACACGCTCACTGTTCTTCACAGCGGGGCGCCAAAGGAAGGCGAAAAGCTGAAAGCCATGATGGAAGAGGCGTTTCCCGGACTGGATGTATACTATGGCCTGATCGGTGCAGTTATCAGTGCACATACCGGTGTAGGCTGTCTGGGGATTCAGTATATCCGCAAGGTGGAAATGTAA
- a CDS encoding glycogen/starch/alpha-glucan phosphorylase, with protein MANEFKNKNEFKEEFQRRIIERYGRSFEQAHITEKYMILGEMVRDYASIHWNASKNVVAEKQEKQMYYFSMEFLMGRLLTNNLMNLGIYEIAKEGLAELGQDINELEDLESDAGLGNGGLGRLAACFLDSLASLNLAGHGNCIRYEYGLFKQKIVNNEQVEVPDQWLSLGNVWEVRKPKHAVNVNFGGHVDMWMGEDGKAIVKHVPSLIVRAVPYDMPIVGQNTNLTNTLRLWSAEVADDACDASSLNEYVNEVREICRNVYPDDSTEHGKILRLKQQYFFVAAGLNNIIESHMSTYHTLDNFSEKVAIQLNDTHPVLCIPELMRILMDDYKYDWDQAWDITKNTMAYTNHTVLSEALEKWPIQYVQDLLPRVFMIIEEIDRRFKYEVSHDMGRSDLMNECCVLKDGQVHMANLAIIGSHSVNGVAALHTKILKEDVMKNFHDIYPNKFNNKTNGITHRRWLLYSNPQLSNLLEKTIGPDFKANPERLQDLMKYVDDKDLQKEFMDVKMERKKILAAYIKETLHIDIDVNSIFDVQAKRLHAYKRQLLNVMNIIDLYFRMKQDPSFRIYPRTFIFAAKAAPSYTFAKEVIKLIHYVADKVNNDSDVSPYMKVVFIPNYGVSIAEILMNAADVSEQISTAGKEASGTGNMKFMMNGAITLGTMDGANVEIVEKVGYDHAEIFGLRADDVALVKHENTYDVWRKYNENANIQKVVNSFVDSTFSNDPKDFKQIYNELMFKNDEYLLLADFEAYSHAQKNIEERYRNKEEWAKTCLINIAQSGYFSSDRTIKQYADEIWNIEPVNMK; from the coding sequence ATGGCTAACGAATTTAAAAACAAAAATGAGTTCAAGGAAGAGTTTCAAAGAAGAATTATAGAGCGCTACGGCCGTTCTTTTGAACAGGCCCACATCACTGAAAAATATATGATTCTGGGGGAAATGGTTCGTGACTATGCAAGCATTCACTGGAACGCCAGTAAGAATGTCGTAGCCGAAAAACAGGAAAAGCAGATGTATTATTTTTCCATGGAATTTCTTATGGGAAGACTGCTGACAAATAACCTGATGAATCTGGGGATCTATGAAATCGCCAAGGAAGGTCTTGCCGAGCTTGGACAGGATATCAATGAACTGGAGGATCTGGAAAGCGATGCAGGTCTTGGAAACGGTGGCCTGGGTCGTCTGGCTGCCTGCTTCCTCGATTCACTTGCTAGTCTGAATCTGGCGGGACATGGAAACTGTATCCGCTATGAATACGGTCTCTTCAAACAGAAAATCGTAAACAACGAGCAGGTGGAGGTACCTGACCAGTGGCTGTCTTTAGGCAATGTCTGGGAAGTGCGGAAACCGAAGCATGCAGTTAATGTCAACTTTGGCGGACATGTGGACATGTGGATGGGAGAAGACGGCAAGGCAATCGTTAAACATGTGCCGTCCCTGATTGTACGTGCCGTACCTTATGACATGCCGATTGTCGGACAGAACACCAACCTGACAAATACACTTCGTCTGTGGAGTGCAGAGGTTGCGGATGATGCTTGTGATGCGAGCAGTCTGAACGAATATGTAAACGAGGTGCGTGAAATCTGCCGCAATGTTTATCCGGATGATTCCACCGAGCATGGCAAGATTCTGCGTCTGAAGCAGCAGTATTTCTTCGTAGCCGCAGGATTGAATAATATTATCGAATCGCACATGTCTACCTATCATACACTGGATAACTTCTCGGAAAAGGTTGCGATTCAGCTGAACGATACCCATCCGGTACTCTGTATACCGGAGCTGATGCGTATTCTTATGGATGATTATAAATATGACTGGGATCAGGCTTGGGATATTACAAAGAATACCATGGCATATACAAATCATACTGTCTTGAGCGAGGCTCTGGAAAAATGGCCGATTCAGTATGTACAGGATTTGTTGCCGCGCGTATTCATGATTATCGAGGAAATCGATCGTCGCTTCAAATATGAGGTAAGTCATGATATGGGCAGATCTGATCTGATGAATGAGTGCTGCGTGTTGAAGGACGGACAGGTTCACATGGCAAACCTGGCAATCATCGGCTCTCACAGTGTCAACGGTGTAGCTGCACTGCATACGAAAATTCTGAAAGAGGATGTTATGAAGAACTTCCATGACATCTATCCGAATAAATTCAACAACAAAACAAACGGTATCACACACAGAAGATGGCTGCTGTACTCCAACCCGCAGCTGAGCAACCTGCTGGAAAAGACGATTGGTCCTGATTTTAAAGCAAACCCGGAGCGTCTGCAGGATCTTATGAAGTATGTAGATGACAAGGATCTGCAGAAGGAATTTATGGATGTGAAGATGGAGCGCAAGAAAATCCTTGCGGCTTATATTAAGGAGACACTGCACATTGATATCGATGTCAATTCCATTTTCGATGTACAGGCAAAGCGTCTGCATGCCTATAAGCGTCAGCTGCTGAATGTCATGAACATTATCGATTTGTACTTCCGTATGAAACAGGATCCATCCTTCCGTATCTATCCGAGAACCTTTATCTTTGCGGCAAAGGCAGCGCCTAGCTATACATTTGCCAAAGAGGTTATTAAGCTGATTCATTATGTGGCCGACAAGGTAAACAATGATTCGGATGTCTCTCCGTATATGAAGGTTGTCTTCATTCCGAACTACGGTGTGAGCATAGCGGAGATTCTGATGAATGCCGCAGATGTTTCCGAACAGATTTCCACTGCCGGTAAAGAGGCAAGCGGTACCGGAAACATGAAATTTATGATGAACGGTGCGATTACACTGGGGACCATGGATGGTGCCAATGTGGAAATCGTGGAGAAAGTAGGCTATGATCATGCGGAAATCTTCGGCTTACGTGCAGATGATGTAGCCCTTGTCAAGCATGAAAACACCTATGATGTATGGCGGAAATACAATGAGAACGCCAACATCCAGAAGGTGGTAAACAGCTTTGTGGATTCCACCTTCTCCAATGATCCGAAGGACTTCAAGCAGATTTATAACGAGCTGATGTTCAAGAATGATGAGTATCTGCTGCTGGCGGATTTCGAAGCGTATTCTCACGCACAGAAAAATATTGAAGAGCGTTACCGCAATAAAGAGGAATGGGCAAAAACCTGCCTGATCAATATCGCACAGTCCGGTTACTTCTCAAGTGATCGTACGATCAAGCAGTATGCGGATGAAATCTGGAATATTGAACCGGTAAATATGAAATAA
- the pulA gene encoding type I pullulanase yields MRQEKYYEAYLDDYDKVIVFMSRNSYEGVSNKFYLKDDQGHLFDLHIQSIETTQNNYNKYTLALYDPIEIGVEYQVMHQHARGVVLEYSGIVKTERFDEQFFYDGNDLGYTYDRDQTAFALWAPTASRVKLEVCKNNRLYTYEMKRTDKGVYRYTILENLENATYVYLVRVNGVWRESIDPYGTASIENSRRSAVVDLDKIRVRDVPLPKMTSACDAIIYETSVRDFTMQKGIGVTMPGKFRGFVEENEITKQQCSGFSYLKTLGITHIQLMPVTDFGSVDENYPLMHYNWGYDPVQYRVLEGSFSTEPANPYGRMFELTKLIEECHKQGIRVNLDVVFNHVYDKETHAFENTVPNYYFQMNENGDFSNGTYCGNDVDSRRNMCHKYIVDACTYLVRTYHIDGFRFDLMGILDVATINAVYEACKALNPDFMVYGEGWDMPSFLDSGKRASISNNAQMPYVAHFSDRFRDVVKGRTNTNEVSVKGYCTGAVYLLDIMKNCLSGSCTNIGMEPMFTHPRNAVNYVECHDNMTSWDKLKECCKEDSKEVRIARAKMLMAAVLLAQGIPFIHSGQEFARSKHGLPNTYEESDEINKLDYLRRNQYQDMVKITKDLIRIRKEHPILRYSMKEDVEQHVSFSDIAQKVLLYKIRDEHDDMVIIFNPTGEYFSYEFEAAYPLLYYNGASEDILIKKVNIEPYSTIVFSRNDFLKPGIR; encoded by the coding sequence ATGCGACAGGAAAAGTATTACGAGGCATATCTGGATGACTATGACAAGGTCATTGTATTTATGTCAAGAAACAGCTATGAGGGAGTCAGCAATAAATTCTATCTGAAGGATGATCAGGGGCATCTCTTTGACCTTCACATTCAGTCCATAGAAACAACACAAAATAATTACAATAAATATACACTGGCATTATACGATCCCATCGAAATCGGTGTGGAATATCAGGTGATGCATCAGCATGCACGGGGTGTGGTGCTGGAATACAGCGGTATCGTCAAGACAGAGCGTTTTGATGAACAGTTTTTTTATGACGGTAATGATCTCGGCTATACCTATGACAGAGACCAGACTGCATTTGCCTTATGGGCACCGACAGCCAGCAGAGTCAAGCTGGAGGTCTGCAAGAACAACCGTCTGTATACGTATGAAATGAAACGGACAGACAAGGGGGTATACCGCTATACCATATTGGAAAATCTGGAGAATGCGACCTATGTCTACCTTGTCCGGGTAAACGGTGTCTGGCGGGAAAGCATTGACCCGTATGGGACAGCTTCGATTGAAAATTCACGCAGAAGTGCGGTTGTCGATTTGGATAAAATCCGCGTGCGGGACGTACCCCTGCCGAAAATGACCAGTGCCTGCGATGCCATTATCTACGAAACGAGCGTGCGCGATTTCACGATGCAGAAGGGAATCGGTGTCACAATGCCTGGAAAATTCCGTGGGTTTGTAGAGGAAAATGAAATAACGAAGCAGCAATGCAGCGGATTTTCTTATCTGAAGACATTGGGAATCACGCACATTCAGCTGATGCCGGTCACGGATTTTGGCTCTGTGGATGAAAACTATCCGCTGATGCATTATAACTGGGGCTATGATCCGGTGCAGTATCGTGTTCTGGAAGGCAGCTTCAGTACAGAACCGGCGAATCCATACGGCCGTATGTTCGAGCTGACAAAGCTTATAGAGGAATGCCACAAGCAGGGGATCCGTGTCAATCTGGATGTCGTATTCAACCATGTATACGATAAGGAAACACATGCCTTTGAAAACACTGTACCGAATTACTATTTTCAAATGAATGAAAACGGTGACTTCTCAAATGGTACCTATTGCGGAAATGATGTGGATTCCCGCAGAAACATGTGTCATAAATATATTGTGGATGCCTGTACCTATCTGGTAAGAACCTATCATATTGACGGCTTCCGCTTCGATTTGATGGGAATTCTGGATGTGGCAACCATCAATGCGGTATATGAGGCCTGCAAAGCACTCAATCCGGATTTCATGGTTTATGGCGAGGGCTGGGATATGCCGAGCTTTCTGGATTCCGGAAAACGTGCCAGTATTTCCAACAATGCACAGATGCCGTATGTCGCTCATTTCTCCGATCGCTTCCGGGATGTTGTCAAGGGACGTACGAATACCAACGAGGTCAGTGTCAAGGGCTATTGCACCGGGGCAGTCTACCTGCTTGATATCATGAAGAACTGTCTGAGCGGCAGCTGTACGAATATTGGAATGGAGCCGATGTTCACCCATCCGAGAAACGCTGTCAATTATGTGGAATGCCATGACAATATGACGTCTTGGGACAAGCTGAAGGAATGCTGCAAGGAAGACAGCAAGGAGGTGCGCATTGCCCGTGCCAAAATGCTGATGGCGGCAGTTCTGCTTGCGCAGGGTATCCCTTTCATCCACTCCGGACAGGAATTTGCCCGCAGCAAGCACGGGCTTCCCAACACATATGAAGAAAGTGATGAAATCAATAAACTGGATTATCTGCGCAGAAACCAGTATCAGGATATGGTGAAAATCACAAAGGATCTGATCCGTATCCGCAAGGAGCATCCGATTTTGCGTTATTCCATGAAAGAGGATGTGGAACAGCACGTGTCCTTTTCGGATATCGCCCAAAAGGTACTGCTGTATAAAATCAGGGACGAGCATGATGATATGGTGATTATCTTCAATCCGACAGGAGAATATTTTTCCTATGAATTTGAGGCGGCATATCCGCTGCTATATTATAACGGAGCATCCGAGGATATCCTGATTAAAAAGGTCAATATCGAGCCTTACAGTACGATTGTATTCAGTCGAAATGACTTTTTGAAACCCGGCATCCGATAA
- a CDS encoding glycosyltransferase family 2 protein, producing MKLSLVVPCYNEADNVELFYEKVEATFRNEAFDYEYIFINDGSRDQTYVKLKELVKTYPDAHINIINFSRNFGKESAMYAGMKESVGDYTVIIDADLQQDPAYVLRMMQILDEDDNLDSVAAFQEKRREGKILRGFKSAFYHMINRVSQVEFVDGASDFRLLSRPMVDAILSLPENNRFSKGIFSWVGFHTYYMAYDVQDRVNGQSSWSFWKLFKYAIEGFVSFTTMPLRIATVFGITFSALAFLYLIVVLIQKLIMGITIPGYATIICLILLIGGIQLFCLGIMGEYLARTYMETKRRPIYVQRNKIDYKERIK from the coding sequence ATGAAATTGTCGCTGGTAGTGCCTTGTTATAACGAGGCTGATAACGTAGAGTTATTTTATGAAAAGGTCGAAGCTACTTTTCGGAATGAAGCCTTTGATTATGAATATATATTCATCAATGATGGTAGTCGGGATCAAACTTATGTTAAGCTAAAAGAGCTTGTAAAGACATATCCGGACGCTCATATTAACATCATAAACTTTTCACGCAACTTTGGAAAGGAAAGTGCAATGTATGCAGGGATGAAAGAGTCAGTTGGTGATTATACCGTTATTATAGATGCTGATCTTCAACAGGATCCGGCCTATGTTCTTCGCATGATGCAGATTCTTGATGAGGATGACAATCTGGACAGTGTTGCAGCCTTCCAGGAGAAGCGTAGGGAAGGAAAAATTTTACGAGGCTTCAAATCAGCATTTTATCATATGATAAATCGTGTTTCACAAGTAGAATTTGTTGATGGAGCTAGTGATTTTCGTTTACTTAGCCGTCCTATGGTTGATGCCATTTTGTCATTGCCTGAAAATAATAGGTTTTCAAAGGGAATTTTTTCCTGGGTCGGATTTCATACATATTATATGGCTTATGATGTTCAGGATCGTGTAAACGGACAGTCCAGCTGGTCCTTCTGGAAGCTGTTTAAATATGCAATCGAAGGCTTTGTATCATTTACGACGATGCCGCTGCGTATAGCGACGGTATTCGGTATCACTTTTTCAGCACTGGCATTTCTATATTTGATAGTGGTATTGATACAGAAATTGATTATGGGAATCACTATTCCAGGCTATGCGACAATTATTTGTCTGATTTTGCTGATTGGTGGTATTCAACTGTTTTGTCTTGGAATCATGGGTGAGTATCTTGCCAGAACGTATATGGAGACAAAGCGAAGACCAATCTATGTACAGAGAAACAAAATTGATTATAAGGAACGAATAAAGTAG
- a CDS encoding DegV family protein: MKIAFVTDSGTGKSVGELAQAEIYSVPLQVSCDNKNYQDLEELGIDEIYALMKDGKMLSTSLPSLGKIEELFQGLKQQGYDMIFAVPICSGLSGTINAMEMIAQQQGIAFDYVDCHVTAVVQEYMIKLAKQLHEAGKSIEQIKEVLQRIMHTTNTILLPSDLQHLKRGGRLTPLAATLGGLLKIKPILKINEETSGKIDVLDKVRTMHKAMDRVIEIMKREHVDDSYLITVAHADDEAEALVYMDKLKQAFPNATHQIIKLVSVVGVHTGRGCQAVQYFKQIKE, encoded by the coding sequence ATGAAAATAGCATTTGTGACAGACAGTGGGACCGGGAAATCCGTAGGCGAGCTTGCGCAGGCTGAAATCTACAGCGTACCTCTGCAGGTCAGCTGTGACAATAAAAATTATCAGGATTTGGAGGAGCTGGGCATTGATGAAATTTATGCTCTGATGAAGGATGGAAAGATGCTTTCCACCTCCCTGCCTTCTCTTGGAAAAATTGAGGAGCTGTTTCAGGGACTGAAGCAGCAGGGCTATGACATGATTTTTGCGGTACCGATTTGCAGCGGATTAAGCGGTACGATCAATGCCATGGAAATGATTGCACAGCAGCAGGGTATCGCGTTTGATTATGTTGACTGCCATGTAACAGCGGTAGTGCAGGAATACATGATCAAGCTGGCGAAGCAGCTGCATGAGGCTGGAAAAAGCATTGAGCAGATCAAGGAAGTGCTGCAGCGCATTATGCATACAACCAATACCATACTGTTGCCAAGCGATTTGCAGCATCTGAAACGCGGCGGACGTCTGACACCGCTGGCAGCCACATTGGGCGGCTTGCTGAAAATCAAGCCGATTCTGAAAATCAATGAGGAAACAAGCGGTAAAATTGATGTGCTGGACAAGGTTCGCACGATGCACAAGGCGATGGACCGTGTAATTGAAATTATGAAGCGTGAGCATGTGGATGATTCCTATCTGATCACCGTTGCCCATGCGGATGACGAGGCTGAGGCACTTGTGTATATGGACAAGCTGAAACAGGCTTTTCCAAATGCAACGCATCAGATCATCAAGCTGGTAAGTGTGGTAGGTGTTCACACGGGACGCGGCTGTCAGGCGGTTCAGTATTTTAAACAGATCAAGGAATAA
- a CDS encoding M20 family metallopeptidase has product MKEQLKHYIQEHMEEYKYLVNDLYEHPEIGNQEFRSMRVLCKMLRKEGFEVTEEYVVPTGFLGVWNSGKPGPVIAYMCEYDALPEVGHGCGHNLIAGMSLAAGCALKSILSNIGGEVRIIGTPAEENFGGKVSMAAAHVFDDVDAALMLHPDTKNSLGGRTLAIYPLRFEFFGQNAHACTPQNGKSALDAAVMSYMSINLLRQFAEPNTFIHGVIAHGGEAANVIPAYASLEYYFRGETMEYVKELCEKAKACVEGACTMSGCTSRITTYECPYDDCVINYTLADMLKDEYEDFGYPWEGVDEVAQGSSDVGSVSYCCPTLQGYIKIADSCVNGHSREMAAATISQQGSRALFDGALALADIGRRLIMEPDIMEKAWRELKANRK; this is encoded by the coding sequence ATGAAGGAACAGCTGAAGCATTATATACAGGAACATATGGAGGAATACAAATATCTGGTTAATGATCTGTATGAACACCCGGAAATCGGAAATCAGGAGTTTCGTTCCATGCGTGTCCTGTGCAAGATGCTGCGCAAAGAGGGATTTGAAGTAACGGAGGAATACGTGGTACCGACCGGCTTTCTTGGTGTATGGAACAGTGGAAAACCGGGGCCTGTCATAGCCTATATGTGTGAATATGACGCCTTACCGGAGGTTGGACATGGCTGTGGTCACAATCTGATTGCCGGAATGTCACTGGCAGCGGGTTGTGCGTTAAAAAGCATACTGTCGAACATCGGCGGAGAGGTGCGCATTATTGGCACACCGGCAGAGGAAAATTTCGGAGGGAAGGTTTCCATGGCTGCTGCACATGTGTTTGATGATGTGGATGCGGCGCTGATGCTGCACCCGGATACAAAGAACTCCCTTGGGGGAAGAACACTTGCCATTTATCCACTGCGCTTTGAGTTTTTTGGGCAGAATGCACATGCCTGTACACCGCAGAACGGAAAGAGCGCTCTGGATGCGGCAGTTATGAGCTATATGTCAATCAATCTGCTGCGTCAGTTCGCAGAACCGAATACATTTATCCATGGAGTAATCGCGCATGGAGGAGAAGCTGCAAACGTTATTCCTGCGTATGCGAGTCTGGAATACTATTTCCGCGGGGAAACGATGGAATATGTAAAGGAGCTTTGTGAAAAAGCAAAAGCCTGTGTAGAAGGCGCCTGTACGATGAGCGGATGTACAAGTCGTATTACCACCTATGAGTGTCCGTATGATGACTGTGTTATCAACTATACTCTTGCGGATATGCTGAAGGATGAGTATGAGGATTTCGGTTATCCATGGGAAGGGGTGGACGAGGTTGCGCAGGGAAGCAGTGATGTGGGAAGTGTCAGCTATTGCTGTCCAACCCTGCAGGGCTATATCAAAATCGCGGACAGCTGTGTAAACGGTCATTCCCGTGAAATGGCAGCTGCCACGATATCACAGCAAGGCAGCCGGGCACTGTTCGACGGAGCACTTGCATTAGCTGATATCGGCAGACGTCTCATTATGGAGCCTGATATCATGGAGAAGGCATGGCGGGAACTTAAGGCCAATAGAAAATAA
- a CDS encoding sensor histidine kinase, with protein MFEYFLVFEKEESLNLELQPLSDLLNYIRENIEFMQQDDMNITYTLEDEHYQIACNIEMLQRAMDNLFSNMHKYADHSATAIVHGICEGNQYQLYMSNQICIDDEKVESNRIGLKSVEKIIMMHNGTVNIDVKGNTFTVVLELPLVIAE; from the coding sequence ATGTTTGAATATTTTTTGGTGTTTGAAAAAGAAGAATCTCTGAATCTGGAATTACAGCCGCTTTCCGATTTATTGAATTATATTAGAGAAAATATTGAGTTTATGCAGCAGGATGATATGAATATCACCTATACACTGGAGGATGAACACTATCAGATTGCATGTAATATTGAAATGCTGCAAAGAGCAATGGACAATTTATTCTCTAATATGCATAAATATGCAGATCACAGTGCTACAGCCATTGTGCATGGAATTTGCGAAGGCAATCAATACCAGTTATACATGAGTAATCAGATTTGCATAGATGATGAAAAAGTAGAAAGTAACAGAATTGGATTGAAAAGTGTAGAAAAAATAATAATGATGCATAATGGAACAGTGAATATTGATGTAAAAGGGAATACATTTACCGTTGTATTAGAGCTGCCATTGGTTATTGCAGAATGA
- a CDS encoding GtrA family protein: protein MDEKKKNIIELLNYVVVGGLTTLVNFVVYFFCTHIQLHYLIANVIAWIFAVLFAYIANRKYVFKSEGNDQKAEFIQFVSLRAVTLVVESLLLFVCIQLAAMNENIAKIFVSIVTVIGNYVFCKFMIFKPKTQE, encoded by the coding sequence ATGGATGAGAAGAAGAAAAATATAATAGAACTGCTAAACTATGTCGTTGTTGGTGGTTTGACAACACTTGTGAATTTTGTTGTGTATTTCTTCTGTACACATATACAACTGCATTATTTAATAGCAAATGTTATAGCATGGATATTTGCAGTGCTGTTCGCCTATATAGCGAATAGAAAATATGTGTTTAAGAGTGAAGGAAATGATCAGAAAGCTGAATTTATACAATTTGTGTCTCTGCGTGCTGTAACACTTGTTGTGGAAAGTCTTCTGCTGTTTGTCTGTATCCAATTAGCAGCTATGAATGAAAATATTGCGAAGATTTTTGTCAGCATTGTTACGGTTATAGGCAATTACGTATTTTGTAAATTTATGATTTTCAAACCAAAAACGCAGGAATAG